tgctgTTCTTTTCTTATCCTTATTTAtctctaaattaattataatacaatattCAGCTATACTAATCAAAATGTCACATTCATTTACTCtacacaattattattttttgtaactATGTTTGATCAACCATATCTATCTAAATAGGATCATGTCTTGCTCAATTTGATATACTTTAATTTACATATGATTATTTAATTCGCTTGAGTCCAAAAGTTGGTTTACTTGTGTAGAACAAAAGTCATTATccaaaatttaatacaattttgaACTATATAATAGAAAGctttcaaaataattgtttgttctGCCTAAAAGTAGAAAccctgaaaattttaaattattttagttcatttaaaaaaaaatatttttttttaatagaaacaaattttcttaatatatattctatataacaacaacaacaataatagtAAAATTGAAGCTTTTAGTAGTAGCAAGATATTCAAAAGGAATTTACCAAAGTGTCAAGCTTCAGTATTAGATCCAACAATCAGATGCCCAATTGTAGCAGTCAATATTCCCAGTAATGAACCAACAATAACCTGAAAAATAATCGCATAATCTTACATACAATGAAATGTGAATTGGGTGTGAAATTGTGAATGAATTGGGATGTGTTCTTCGGTTCTAGTTGCAAGACTAACATTACAAATTGACGGTTCTTTTTGTAGTTTGATATGATAGAACATTTACATAAACTAGTTGAATCTAGATGTTGGGTAGAACAAACCTGAGATGGTGTGTGGCCTAGAAGCTCGCGTAATGGTATACTCTCGGCCAGAGGATGTTCGGGTGGGAGTTCATACACAATTTGGTTCAGAACCTGATAAATTTCCAGTTCAGAGCTGTGTAAGATGATGCATCAATGTCTTGGGGAGATAAGAAGTAAATTAAAGAGAACAAAGATATAGAACCTCAGCTTGACGTCCAGCATGTAATCTTACACCAAAAGCATCATGCATGACCTGTTTTTTACAGGAATTGAAGAACATATCAATAAATCTGATGAGAAAAGGAAGTGGATACAAAACTGATTAGACCATAACAACAGTTTTGGTAATTTCAGCCTTTATATGGATTCAAATGCTGAAAATGATGCGAGTATTTCAAATTACCAAACAAAGAGTATCAGACTTAGAGATGATTCATTATCAAAGAGGCGAAATTAGGCGATAGCAAATTGTAAATGAAGAATTGAGGCAGGGAACATACGACACATGCGAAGACTGATGCAGTTGCAAATAATGATCCTCGAAAGCCATCTTGAAAACCAACAGCCAAAGCTAGTGCAGAGACAGTTGAAGAATGCGAAGAAGGCATTCCTCCAGATCCAATAAGTTGTTTTAAATCCCAACGCTTCTCTCTGTATCTGCAAATCTAATCAAGCTTAAGAATCTTAGGATAAACTAGCAAGCTAACAGCCTAACAGAaaagaaaatgacattgaaCAATCGCATCAGCTTGTTCTatatctgcaaatatcatctaTCTATTATCTATATACACTCATGTGAGCTACATGCTTAGTTTCATCATGAATTAATCTCTGTATCTGCAAATCTAATCAAGCTTAAGAATCTTAGGATAAActaactagctagctagctaacaggaaagaaaatgacattgaaCAATCGCATCAGAACTTGTTCTatatctgcaaatatcatctaTTATCTATTATCTATACACTCATGTGAGCTACATGCTTAGTTTCATCATGAATTAATCTCTGTATCTGCAAATCTAATCAAGCTTAAGAATCTTAGGATAAACTAACTAACTAGCTAACTAACAGGaaagaaaatgacattgaaCAATCGCATCAGAACTTTGTTTTctatctgcaaatatcatctaTCTATTATCTACTATCTATTATCTATATACACTCATGTGAACTACATGCTTAGTTTCATAATGAATTAATCATTCAATCTACAGATCAGTAATCAATAGAGTTTGAAGAAGAGTTTAATTAGTACCTGGATACGAAGAGCTTGATAAACTGAGCAATACAAAAGGCAACGAGAGCAGATATGAGAGGATAGTTCGCTACTATTGAATTAGCCGATGATGCTTCTTTTGCGTTGTTTTTCGCCATCAACCTAACCGAGTCTACCAACTCATCCATAATCCTTTCGCCGGTGTGATGTTTACGAAGAGGCGATGCGAGAACGAATGAAGAAGACGGATACTATGTCAAGTGGTGGCTCGTCGGTCGTCGTCGGCGGATCGCGATTGCGCCGGAGAATAAGAAATAAACCGtctgtttctctctctataacaACCAGTCTTTCAGCAGAGACTTGAATACTAGCTTTAGCTTGCAGGAAAAGAAGAACTGGATTGTTCGGTTGAATATGCTTTGCTGTCAATGAAGAAATATATGATGGATTCCGTAGCATATACCTTTCTTTttcagtttattttaaattcaattctaaattaagtttaaaaaataatataaattaggaATTATACTaggatatttttattatactcttgtgataagaaattaaatattgaagtgACCTTAGTTAGttgaatcaaaaatatatttatcttaaatttaatacatGTTATATTTGACTTTCAAtgaaatctttttttaatttgattttagcTAAACtgaaataatgttttctttcttttttttttttttattaaaagaaaattttgtctCATAAAAATcaatactaattattattttcaaaacaaggcctaaattaatagaattatttgaaactaatatttttgttaagatTATTTTCATCGAAATCACTTgtgaaatttattaaaactaaaaatcccataaattattttgttttcctttggTATTAAATATGTGACtgaattagattttttttaattgaaaagttaatgaaaataataattcttcCAACTAATATCACTGCTTTTGAATTTtgccaaaaataaaatagtgtaaatatataacattgttGGATTTGGGCTTGATTACATGAGTTTACATTTTGTTGGATTTGGGTTTTTTTCTTACATGGAAATAGTTGAAACTCTATATTAAGTATGAtatcttctataaaaaaaaaatggatggGTTTGGTCTCTATATTTGTTAACccaaaatgaaaatgaaaataaaaatatgttggaATAGTCTTTTTCAGAAATaaactagtaaaaaaattatactaatcctaaataatattattttgtctatttaatatttatcatttccTCACCCATATATAGGTTCTTTGTGTTTGTCTAGTTTGAtggataatattaattttaaaattttaattttacgaaTTTTTAAGTACAAATGGcaacaaaaatatcaattttaagaTTGACTATTATCTACTTCAGTTTCCATGATGAGATTGAATTctcattcaaattcaaatatgcCTCAAAATTTTGAACTGTGATCATTCGAATATGATTATATGATTAGGAACTAAAAAACGGATTAAATATGTAGTTCGCGCAGAATGTGTCGCTTGACGGGCTTAATCTAAGAACTTAGGATTAGTATCAAGGAATTGATTAGGGACTAAGTGATATGATCTAGGATCCGACAACTAAAAATAAAGGGAGCAAATATGTTCCTATACTGTTAAggtaattgaattaaataagtCTTTTGTACTttcgttttatttttaaagatgtCTGAAAGTTAGTTGAGCTCATCATTTAGTTCATTAGGCAGcttttcattaattagttaCAATCAATTGGTTTGAACAAATTCAGGTctaaactatataaatatatacccCATATCTAttgtttaaattgaaattatgtttgttattctaaaataatttgatttattttgagttaaaaaAAGATTGGATGcactaattttagttttaaaaaaagttgttatttttttttccttatttcCCATTCTaaactatttaaccaattaagatgaattatttttttttttataattttaatgttatattaatatatttttttataattttacttattttatttgttttgaaataaagGAGAGTTATTTGCATTGTTTTTGGGAgagattttgtttgaaaacattaaaattgaagttggatttaagttttaaaaaattattttaaaatatttattttagttaagtATTTAATtcgaatattaaattatattcatcataattatgaatatagGAAAGTAGCCTAACTATTAGTAATAATGATATCAAGGACTACCCAATATTTAGAGTTCGGGtggatttaaaaaatagttatgattggcttaaaaaatatttaaaaaattctaaataaaatgagtttataaatataaattttattatttttttaaataataaaataaataaatattgaattatattgtaaatttgtaaaaaaattaaccggtattatcaaatttgaaccgtaaaagaaaaaattaaaagaaaaaataattgttaacaaatttataaatatttataaataatttaaaaataaatatatatacaaccaACTAGTCActtaaataaagaaagaaagaaaatttgaaaatcttcaaaagattcaaaaataatttaacactATATATACAAACATACAAAATTCTGAAACATAAAGGAGACATTCCTAAAACAGAAGTGATAGGGTGCACATTCTACCAGGACCaccattttcttaaataataatagtaatgaTCAATTTTATAATCGCTAGAAACTACATAATAgatacaatatataataaaataaataaaactaggGATTTGCCATTACTTAGAACCCACTATCTTTCAATCTCCTGCCCCCTAACTAGCAACAgttcaaaataatgaaaaaaaaaaacatttattttttaattggcACGCGATTTCGATTTAAATTGTCCCTTTATGAGCGGGTTTTTTTAGTTTATCCGGTGGTTGAATGATGTAGCGATGATGTTATTTGTATTCCCGTCCCGATCTCATCTCGATTCTGTTCCGAACAcgataaacacaattaaatatataaaatcactaatatatatttatttattcattttgtttttataggagcttaagtttattttttatataataatattatattaaatttatttttatataatatatatatatatatatatatatatatatatatattagagaatATAGGGGATAATAGTAAAAATCTCTAAAGTAAAATGAGTCGGGAATGATAAATGGATTATCCATCCTGATTCGTCTCATTGTCATCCCTATTACCCACAaacatgacatttattttaatttatagtgtTTTAAGTGATAATCGAACccataacttttaattttttaaaaacatttttatcacttaaaatattttaatgggttaaaatatttttaatttaatatctatttttaatatatttttttattgaagtgACTAAGAACTTTACTAAATTTGTATCTCAAATCTCTTCAATAGGTCTACTATTCCCAACATTAGTATTACACATCattgaatttttcaaaattctttttgaatatttcacagtatattatgataatttgcttaaacacaaaacaaaacatcCTAAATTAGATCAATGAATTGTATTTTACATGATTCttcttgttgatttttttcATCTCTAtaaaaactttcagtttttattattaattgattattggATTTTTCAATGGACTGACCTATACAATAATGTCTATATAGCTTCTTCCAATTAGAATAATCACCAAACAATCAAATCccatcataaaattaattaaaccaaatatttatttccttttttaaatgaatgatGAAAAGAAGGTGTTTTCTTAGGGAGGATTCAActagatttttctaaaatatataatataactaaaatctattcattatttattagaaCGGAttcaattagattttttttaaaatttcaaccataattaaatattattttatttactttctcattaattatacaattaaatttattaataaaaacactaaaataccacctatttaaaaaataattatcattacatattaatacattttaaatgtttttaccTAAACAAATTTACCCCAAAAATCAATAACAatcaacattatttaaataaactaaatttaaataagataaataacatTAAGAAACTAGCATTCAAATGGGACATTGCTTctcaatgaaaaaaaatatttagggATGTCATATTCcacacattttaaatattttatttttaaaattcaagtatTTTTAAGtctcaaatttattttctaaattgtGACAAAATTTAAAGAAGCTTATTTATCTACAAATTTAACCAATATATTTGTTAGTGTGAGTTGTGAATACTCATATTAACTTAACTTAGGGTCATTAATTCGAGTTGACACGCGaaccatttataaaataaataaaaaatattgagtgtagataaaaaaaaaaagttgtaaacGAAATCAATCGAAACAAAATCTAATAATATTGGTCAAAGTCGACTCCTTCAAAATCGAATCATATTGGTCCAAATCGAGCCAAAGGACTAACGATTTTTTAAAACCGAACTCAATAGTTGAGTTTGTTGTCTTAGTAGATTAATTGATGatggttaaaatttaaaaaataagtaaatttaattacataaaaaaaaagttgatccTTAAAGATCTATACTTATAATTAAGTTATCAgactattaaatataatacatgtttataaaatatatatatataataataataatagaagattctttatttattgtaaaaaaataaaaatatttatgctaaattgatttatatgtaatttattattaattataattttaaaacgaattatatatttttagtattatataacaatgtttttttttttaaagctGATCAAATCAAACGAACGtactaataaatcaaaattattttttaatcgaACATACTAATAATATcgaaactatattttaaaactaacgGGAACGATATAATTATCCACAAACACGATGAAATGGAGTGAGCTGAAATATCAGTTTAACTTTAACACACTTTTAAACTTAATGGAAACtttaataaacttataaactTAATGGCAACTTTAATTTTCATATACAAATTAAAGGgcgaattaatataattttagtccTCATtaacaaagaaagaaaattattgGTGGACGACAGTCAATTTATTAAACTACTTATGTAGGTATTAAAGTAGTCGATTTCTAAAGAATAATATGTACGGTCTTATTTGATGTGataaattttatctaaataaaaactTGGTATCTTacctttaattatttaaaacaataattaaaataaaaatatatttttatttatttattgaaaataccGTGCATTAATACAATAAAACAAGTATtacttttgaaaaatgaaacaataatatttaattcaataaaacaAACAAGTATTACTTTTGAAAAATAGGACTGAAAATATAATTGAATGTGAATAGAAACAACACTAAGgcataacattattatttttttttaattagaaagaaCTAATATGACATGATCTAAAGTCATACACCTAAAAAGTATAACCTTGCTTCAATTTAAACCGTTTTTAGATTGAATTGAATTCGTGATATTTTATGTAtcttaagtcgactcttactACCTCACTACCTTGTTAGGTCAACaaaatacatatattggatatacattaggataaaaaaaaactcattataataacattaacaTGACTAATGAAATCAAGGTTTTccatttcaaaaataactaaaaGCACAAACCACTCAAATAGACAAATCAAAGTTTACAAATAAACTCAATATCCTTTGTCGCTACCAACATGATGCTCGAAAAATACTTCTTCTATCGTAGTTAACACCAAAATATATATCCCATTTTCTAGCTTAGCGACAACAACAGGTAGATATCTCCAGCCTCCTTGAGACATCCTGGGTTTGAACCCGTCAGGCGATAAGTTTTGCgcttggttaaatggttaagtgtattTGCAGGCTATGTGTTTAACCCTTTGTGGCCACATTTTTGAACTCACCAATATATATAGTCCAGTGTATTTctcctttaattttctaaaaaaaataatatatatatataggtttgaTTTAGCAatcttttctttatattttgtaaattctaaaatatatttgttgtttggtgataaattcataattttcaattttgctAAATATGGATAATAATCCTCTTCACACATGCATACAATTCTTAACTGAAAATAACAAATtctttatagtttatactttttatGTACATAGTTAGAACATTGTTTCGATAACCATCCTACTGAGATTGCGATCAATGCATGTGTGTGTGAATGGGATTGTAATCGATTCCGTGTATCTTAAGGTAGACTTGACGATCGAAACTAAATCTAACTCTCGTTTTGCAAGATTAATCGAACAAGAAAAGGATCAAAATATATTGCTAGTCCAAGAAATGTTATTATCATTTTtggaaatattttacttttgtaTAAAGTATTAATTTCTATGAATGAAAAAGACATGGCCACCACAAATGGACTAGCCAACTAAAAGGGGGACCATGGAATCTTTGAAAATATTCAACTATTATAAGGTTTGTTAATATGTTACTAGCACCACTTCTTCTACACGAAGTACCAATAGAAGAAGAGTTTGCaagctaataataataatatacatagTGAGAACATGTCAACGACAATGTTTCTCCAATAACATATAATCATAAGACAAGTACGGttccaatattttattattattcttagaCATTTTGCTTGTTAAGGTTGATGCTTTTCGATCAATCAATCATTTACATCTTTTGGTTGAGATGTTAAATACCCATTTGATTCTCATCTTCCTTacccatattatataataattccaTCATATTCTTCACCCACCtcccttcttcttccttcttctacTTTTTCTTGTTGCTTGTTATTACATTTGCTTTATGGGGAGACAACCTTGTTGCGACAAGGTTGGTCTTAACCGTGGTCCTTGGACGGTAGATGAAGATCGCAAGCTCGTGACCTTTATCCTTAACAATGGCATCCAATGTTGGCGACAAGTTCCAAAACTCGCAGGTTGGTTTTATAATCTTATGTTTATCTTTCTCTTTAGGGTTTTGTTCATGGAGGAGTAATAGAACCCCTAACTAGCTTAATTAATGTTTAAGGTTTGTTGAGATGTGGAAAGAGTTGTAGATTGAGATGGATCAATTACCTTAGACCAGATCTCAAGAGGGGAGGATTTACGGATGCGGAAGAGGATATGGTAATCGAGCTTCAAACACGATATGGCAATAGGTATGTACTTATTTCTATGGTATAAACATGTATTGCTATAATTAGGTTTTGTCCCacatat
This is a stretch of genomic DNA from Impatiens glandulifera chromosome 4, dImpGla2.1, whole genome shotgun sequence. It encodes these proteins:
- the LOC124936189 gene encoding uncharacterized membrane protein YuiD-like; its protein translation is MDELVDSVRLMAKNNAKEASSANSIVANYPLISALVAFCIAQFIKLFVSRYREKRWDLKQLIGSGGMPSSHSSTVSALALAVGFQDGFRGSLFATASVFACVVMHDAFGVRLHAGRQAEVLNQIVYELPPEHPLAESIPLRELLGHTPSQVIVGSLLGILTATIGHLIVGSNTEA